A stretch of Chanodichthys erythropterus isolate Z2021 chromosome 20, ASM2448905v1, whole genome shotgun sequence DNA encodes these proteins:
- the ints11 gene encoding integrator complex subunit 11, producing MPDIKVTPLGAGQDVGRSCILVSIGGKNIMLDCGMHMGFNDDRRFPDFSYITQNGRLTEFLDCVIISHFHLDHCGALPYMSEMVGYDGPIYMTHPTKAICPILLEDFRKITVDKKGETNFFTSQMIKDCMKKVVPLNLHQTVQVDEELEIKAYYAGHVLGAAMFQIKVGLESVVYTGDYNMTPDRHLGAAWIDKCRPDILISESTYATTIRDSKRCRERDFLKKVHETVERGGKVLIPVFALGRAQELCILLETFWERMNLKAPIYFSTGLTEKANHYYKLFITWTNQKIRKTFVQRNMFEFKHIKAFDRTYADNPGPMVVFATPGMLHAGQSLQIFKKWAGNEKNMVIMPGYCVQGTVGHKILNGQKKLEIEGRATLDVKLQVEYMSFSAHADAKGIMQLIRMAEPRNMLLVHGEAKKMEFLKDKIEQEFSISCYMPANGETTTIVTNPSVPVDISLNLLKREMALGGPLPDAKRPRTMHGTLIMKDNSLRLVSPEQALKELGLSEHQLRFTCRVQLHDPHSDTDTLGRIYTHLKSVLKSYSIQHVPDGTVIVESIVIKVTSSSEEPNLKVILLSWSYQDEELGSFLSTLLKKGLPS from the exons ATGCCTGATATCAAAGTCACGCCTTTAG GGGCTGGTCAGGATGTCGGCCGCAGCTGTATTCTGGTCTCCATCGGAGGCAAAAACATTATGCTTGACTGCGGGATGCACATGGGCTTCAACGATGAT AGACGTTTCCCAGATTTTAGTTACATTACCCAGAACGGCCGCCTCACTGAGTTCTTGGACTGTGTCATTATAAG TCATTTCCATCTGGATCACTGCGGTGCTCTTCCCTACATGAGCGAGATGGTGGGTTACGACGGGCCCATCTACATGACCCACCCCACCAAAGCCATCTGTCCCATCCTGCTGGAGGACTTCAGAAAGATCACAGTCGACAAAAAGGGAGAGACCAACTTCTTCACTTCACAGATGATCAAAGACTGTATGAAGAAAGTTGTGCCACTCAACCTCCACCAAACAGTTCAG GTAGATGAAGAGCTTGAGATCAAAGCGTACTATGCAGGTCATGTGCTGGGAGCCGCCATGTTTCAAATCAAAGTTGGCTTGGAGTCTGTCGTCTACACG GGTGATTACAACATGACACCAGACAGACATTTGGG AGCTGCTTGGATTGACAAATGCCGGCCAGATATTTTGATATCAGAATCCACGTATGCCACCACGATCAGAGACTCCAAACGCTGCAGGGAAAGAGATTTCCTGAAGAAAGTTCATGAAACTGTGGAAAGAGGAGGCAAG GTCTTGATTCCTGTGTTTGCTCTGGGAAGAGCACAGGAACTCTGTATTTTGTTGGAAACATTCTG GGAGAGAATGAACCTGAAAGCACCCATTTATTTCTCCACCGGGCTGACGGAGAAAGCCAATCACTACTACAAACTCTTCATCAcctggaccaatcagaagatccGCAAGACCTTTGTACAAAGAAACATGTTTGAGTTCAAGCACATCAAAGCCTTTGATCGCACATATGCTGATAACCCTGGACcaatg GTTGTGTTCGCCACCCCTGGAATGTTGCATGCTGGGCAGTCTTTACAGATATTCAAGAAATGGGCCGGGAATGAAAAGAACATG gtGATCATGCCAGGATACTGTGTGCAAGGCACTGTGGGACACAAGATCCTGAATGGACAGAAGAAACTGGAGATAGAGGGAAGAGCAACG TTGGACGTGAAGCTGCAGGTGGAGTACATGTCCTTCAGCGCTCACGCCGACGCCAAAGGCATCATGCAGTTGATCCGCATGGCAGAACCCAGGAACATGCTGCTGGTGCATGGAGAGGCCAAGAAAATGGAGTTCCTCAAAGACAAGATAGAACAGGAGTTCA GTATCAGTTGCTATATGCCGGCCAACGGAGAGACGACGACCATAGTGACGAACCCCAGCGTCCCCGTGGACATCTCGCTCAACCTGCTGAAGAGAGAGATGGCTCTCGGAG GTCCATTGCCTGATGCTAAAAGACCTCGCACCATGCACGGGACGTTAATAATGAAGGACAAT agtCTGCGGCTGGTTTCTCCAGAGCAGGCTCTCAAAGAGTTGGGCCTCAGTGAACATCAGCTGCGCTTCACCTGCCGCGTGCAGCTGCACGACCCCCACAGTGACACCGACACACTCGGCCGCATCTACACACACCTCAAGAG TGTATTAAAAAGTTACAGTATCCAGCACGTCCCAGACGGCACCGTCATCGTGGAATCCATCGTTATTAAAGTGACGTCCTCGTCCGAGGAGCCCAACCTCAAAGTCattctgctttcttggagctaTCAG